One Drechmeria coniospora strain ARSEF 6962 chromosome 01, whole genome shotgun sequence genomic region harbors:
- a CDS encoding Sas10/Utp3/C1D family protein has translation MADVKDLTRDIDRLDGQLDKLDDALQPLLTGLEERASQLPLLDKAKFFSLTAYSIESLLFSALKLQGVDAQNHAVFTELKRVQQYFAKIKAIEEPEPTAQRTTSVNREGAARVLKAGLSDNKALSSKLAEKIAEERAKALLKSVDARKRPSDGVVPPASVGEAQTSKKQKHERKDKKNQKRNKRQG, from the exons ATGGCGGACGTGAAAGACTTGACAAGAGACATCGACCGGCTGGACGGCCAActcgacaagctcgacgatgcgTTGCAGCCGCTCCTGacgggcctcgaggagcgTGCCTCTCAACTGCCGCTCCTGGACAAGGCCAAGTTCTTTTCACTCACCGCGTACTCCATCGAGTCTCTGCTCTTCT CCGCCCTCAAGCTGCagggcgtcgacgcgcaGAACCATGCCGTCTTCACCGAGCTCAAGCGCGTGCAGCAGTACTTTGCCAAGATCAAGGCGATAgaggagccggagccgacggcgcAGCGGACGACATCCGTCAACCGCGAGGGCGCTGCGCGGGTGTTGAAGGCTGGCCTG TCGGACAACAAGGCGCTGAGCAGCAAGCTCGCAGAGAAGATTGCCGAAGAGCGCGCCAAAGCACTCTTGAAGTCTGTCGACGCCAGGAAGCGGCCCTCGGACGGCGTAGTGCCGCCCGCATCGGTCGGCGAGGCCCAGACGAgcaagaagcagaagcaCGAGAGGAAAGACAAGAAGAATCAAAAACGCAACAAGCGGCAAGGCTAG